One region of Triticum aestivum cultivar Chinese Spring chromosome 6B, IWGSC CS RefSeq v2.1, whole genome shotgun sequence genomic DNA includes:
- the LOC123133828 gene encoding probable C-terminal domain small phosphatase, whose translation MVSRTPTKAPATRPGTGTGSPAKPPSPAARRRQALRGGRRPSSTKRRASPLKSLAAAPAAVASSFGRSVRFCRRRLIKVFARLAVIGSPSKRRAATAGFQRLRSSSPPPTPHFSPRAQRPGRVHAAALPPPSDPEKKTLFLDLDETLIHSQTDPAPARYDFTVRPVICGKAVTFYVCKRPGVDDFLRAAAEAFEVVIFTAGLEQYASLVLDRLDPTGALIAHRLYRSACRDDGDGRLVKDLSATGRAPDCAIIVDDNPNAYSLQPENALPVAPFIDDANDQELEKVMRFLDAAAGFDDTREAIRYYKDLATAK comes from the coding sequence ATGGTGTCGAGGACGCCCACGAAGGCGCCGGCGACCAGGCCCGGCACCGGCACCGGCAGCCCCGCGAAGCCGCCGTCCCCGGCGGCGAGGCGCCGCCAGGCCCTTCGTGGGGGTCGCCGCCCGTCCTCCACGAAGCGGAGGGCGTCCCCGCTCAAGTCCCTCGCGGCCGCCCCCGCAGCCGTGGCCTCCTCCTTCGGCCGCTCCGTgcgcttctgccgccgccgcctcatcAAGGTCTTCGCCCGCCTCGCCGTCATCGGCTCCCCGTCCAAGCGCCGGGCCGCGACCGCGGGGTTCCAGCGCCTCCGCTCCTCCTCGCCCCCGCCCACGCCGCACTTCTCCCCCCGCGCTCAGCGGCCCGGCAGGGTCCACGCCGCCGCGCTCCCGCCGCCGTCGGATCCGGAAAAGAAGACTCTTTTTCTGGACCTGGACGAGACGCTCATCCACTCCCAGACCGACCCGGCGCCGGCGCGCTACGACTTCACCGTGCGGCCGGTCATCTGCGGCAAGGCGGTCACCTTCTACGTCTGCAAGCGCCCGGGCGTCGACGACTTCCTCCGcgcggcggcggaggccttcgaGGTCGTCATCTTCACCGCGGGGCTGGAGCAGTACGCCTCCCTCGTGCTCGACCGCCTCGACCCCACGGGCGCGCTCATCGCGCACCGCCTGTACCGCAGCGCCTGCCGAGACGACGGCGACGGCAGGCTCGTCAAGGACCTGTCGGCCACTGGCCGGGCTCCGGACTGCGCCATCATCGTCGACGACAACCCAAACGCCTACTCCCTGCAGCCAGAGAACGCCCTCCCAGTGGCGCCCTTCATCGACGACGCCAATGACCAGGAGCTGGAGAAGGTCATGCGATTCTTGGACGCCGCCGCAGGGTTCGACGATACCAGGGAGGCCATCAGGTACTACAAGGATCTCGCCACAGCGAAGTGA